The sequence AGGAACCGGCCTCGGCGCGGCCATCGTCTACCGGCTCGTGGAGGAGCACGGCGGTCGCATCGGGGTCGAGAGCAGGCCGGGAAAGGGTACGCGCGTCAGGATCCTTCTCCCGGTCCGGTCGTCGGGTGCCGGGGGAACGCGCGCCGCGGAGCGAGAGGTCGCCTGCGCGGAAGGAGCGGGGCGTTGAACAGGATCCTGGTGGTCGAGGACGAGAAGAGCATGCGGGACCTCCTGGCGCTGATGCTGCGCAAGGAGGGGTACGCGGTGGAGACCTCCGACTCGGGGCTCAAGGCGCGCGACCGCATGGACTCCGAGCGGGAAGAGGGAATCGATCTGGTGATCAGCGACATCTCCATGCCGGGGATGTCCGGACTCGATCTCCTGCGTCACGTACGGAAGGGCGATCCCGGCGCGGCGGTCATCCTGATGACCGCTTACGGCTCGAAAGAGACCGCCATCGAGGCCCTGAACGAGGGGGCGCTCTACTACGTCGAGAAGCCCTTCGACCTCGACGAGGTGAAGGCGGTCGTCCGCAAGACCATGGAGCAGAAGCGGCTGGCCGCGGAGAACGAGGCGCTCAAGGTCCAGAACCAGGGGCTGCGCGCCGAGCTCCAGGCGAAGTACCGCTTCGACGGCCTGGTCGGCAGGAGCTCGAAGATGAGGACGATCTTTGACCTCATCGAGCGGGTGGCCACGACCGGCAGTACCATCATGATCTCGGGGGAATCGGGCACCGGGAAGGAGCTGATCGCCCGCGCGATCCACTACAACTCGGGGCGCAAGGACGGCGCGTTCGTCTCGATCAACTGCGGCGCCCTCCCCGACGAGTTGCTCGAGAGCGAGCTGTTCGGCCACATGAAAGGGTCGTTCACCGGGGCGTCGGCGAACAAGAAGGGGCTTTTCGAAGTCGCGAACGGCGGCACGATCTTCCTGGATGAGATCGGGGAGACCTCTCCCGCGATGCAGATCAAGCTCCTCAGGGTCCTCCAGGAGCGCAGGATACGTCGCGTCGGCGGCACCGAGGAGATCGACGTCGACGTGCGGGTCATCACCGCGACGAACCAGGACCTCGACCGAATGGTGCGGGAGAAGCGGTTCCGGGAGGACCTCTTCTACCGCATCAACGTGATTCCCATCCGGATGCCCGCGCTCCGCGAGAAGCCGGAGGACATCCCGGCGCTCGCCGAGCACTTCCTCCAGAAGTACCGGCGCCAGA is a genomic window of Terriglobia bacterium containing:
- a CDS encoding sigma-54 dependent transcriptional regulator, with the protein product MNRILVVEDEKSMRDLLALMLRKEGYAVETSDSGLKARDRMDSEREEGIDLVISDISMPGMSGLDLLRHVRKGDPGAAVILMTAYGSKETAIEALNEGALYYVEKPFDLDEVKAVVRKTMEQKRLAAENEALKVQNQGLRAELQAKYRFDGLVGRSSKMRTIFDLIERVATTGSTIMISGESGTGKELIARAIHYNSGRKDGAFVSINCGALPDELLESELFGHMKGSFTGASANKKGLFEVANGGTIFLDEIGETSPAMQIKLLRVLQERRIRRVGGTEEIDVDVRVITATNQDLDRMVREKRFREDLFYRINVIPIRMPALREKPEDIPALAEHFLQKYRRQMVKGVAGISKAALECLESYQWPGNVRELENVLERAVALETSETIEPESLPREVRSGKFRRGEVDVVLPESGIDLETHLEELRRRFMIEAMERSSGVQTRAAEMLGMTFRSFRYFGKKYGLTVRDATQGADATLDTVDGEAWVARAGSPPD